One window of the Brevibacterium limosum genome contains the following:
- a CDS encoding glycosyltransferase family 4 protein, with amino-acid sequence MSLHLIEPDLGRISGGAAFNRALAEAAGSRIVLHSVPGFWAEPGPAESAAVHDLLAAVTGPVLLDGLIATALPELMTDPAHENRRGQDPLILLFHCLADGDDSAGRDRERQVISGAPAVITTSRFTAAGLESRYGIRAEAVVPGNPARPQSSGGGEGHVVCIGAIEENKGQLLIAEAVTELMTAESARSDVRAQDEAAAEQPWRVTFAGPLVDAEYGRRLQSACRDLPAGRADIVGELGPDEIDALYGNADLLLLPSRSEAYGMVVAEAAAAGIPAFVTAGTGAEEPLGAGLGLPRTVGAWRQALHRWLTDDQFRTELAESARRNRPNAVRSWAGTAGAVVRITGDHSRPAAAEPHGSPRPAERRQRRSS; translated from the coding sequence GTGAGCCTTCACCTCATCGAACCCGACCTCGGCCGCATCAGTGGGGGAGCGGCGTTCAACAGGGCACTCGCCGAGGCAGCCGGATCCCGGATCGTGCTCCACTCGGTGCCCGGTTTCTGGGCTGAGCCGGGACCAGCCGAGTCAGCAGCCGTGCACGATCTCCTGGCCGCAGTGACCGGCCCCGTCCTCCTCGATGGGCTCATCGCCACCGCTCTGCCCGAATTGATGACCGATCCTGCGCACGAGAACCGCAGAGGGCAGGATCCGCTCATCCTGCTCTTCCATTGTCTGGCAGACGGTGACGACAGTGCCGGTCGCGACCGCGAACGGCAGGTCATCAGCGGCGCACCCGCGGTCATCACCACGAGCCGGTTCACCGCCGCAGGCCTGGAATCCCGATACGGGATCCGCGCCGAGGCGGTCGTGCCCGGAAACCCTGCACGTCCACAGAGCTCAGGCGGTGGTGAAGGCCATGTCGTGTGCATCGGCGCAATCGAGGAGAACAAAGGACAGCTGCTCATCGCCGAAGCCGTGACTGAGCTGATGACGGCGGAATCGGCGCGATCCGACGTCCGGGCGCAGGATGAAGCGGCTGCGGAACAGCCGTGGCGGGTCACCTTCGCCGGCCCCCTCGTGGACGCAGAATACGGCCGCCGCTTGCAGTCGGCGTGCCGTGACCTGCCCGCGGGCAGAGCCGATATCGTCGGAGAACTCGGCCCCGACGAGATCGACGCCTTGTACGGCAACGCCGATCTGCTGTTGCTGCCATCACGCTCGGAAGCCTACGGGATGGTCGTCGCCGAGGCGGCCGCCGCCGGAATCCCCGCCTTCGTCACCGCCGGAACCGGAGCCGAAGAGCCCCTGGGCGCCGGACTCGGTCTACCCCGGACCGTCGGAGCGTGGAGGCAGGCACTGCACCGCTGGCTGACCGACGACCAGTTCCGCACTGAACTTGCCGAATCGGCCCGCCGGAATCGCCCCAACGCCGTTCGCTCCTGGGCCGGCACCGCCGGCGCGGTCGTGCGAATCACCGGCGACCACTCACGTCC
- a CDS encoding 6-pyruvoyl trahydropterin synthase family protein, whose protein sequence is MFGLTVNDHVMIAHSLPDEFFGPAQGMHGATLEVSATFTRPSLDEHSVVLDIGEAMSLLDGALTPLRYANLDEHPDFAGRLSTTEAVAEYIGQRLAASLADQPEIGISIELRENPRAAITYTVPERT, encoded by the coding sequence ATGTTCGGACTCACAGTCAACGACCATGTGATGATCGCCCACAGCCTGCCCGACGAATTCTTCGGGCCCGCCCAAGGTATGCACGGCGCCACCTTGGAAGTTTCGGCCACATTCACCCGCCCGAGTCTCGATGAGCATTCCGTCGTCCTCGACATCGGTGAAGCCATGAGCCTGCTCGACGGCGCACTGACCCCGCTTCGCTATGCGAACCTCGACGAACATCCGGACTTCGCCGGGAGACTGAGCACGACCGAAGCCGTCGCCGAATACATCGGTCAGCGCCTGGCCGCGTCGCTGGCCGACCAGCCCGAGATCGGCATCAGCATCGAGCTGCGGGAGAATCCGCGCGCTGCGATCACCTACACCGTTCCGGAGCGGACGTGA